One Acidimicrobiales bacterium DNA window includes the following coding sequences:
- a CDS encoding amidohydrolase family protein, translated as MEQRLISADSHVRITEDWVKERLPSSALESYEAAVRTLDDFELEQRGGHRQSLEDFGDLAPGATDPGYWDPHARLAAMDRDGVYAEVLYSELSAFRQFHHAGEHWKEVARAFNDALTDFVAVEPDRLVASYQLPIIDIDHAVDEVRRLADLGARSVQLPNYPTELGFPPYHEPTYDPLWAALSETSLTISQHLGLKNTLFDVYRSDPTPYKSIFTSLPGLMIVENLSFWLMTGLLERFPKLRVVFVEPAFHIFVMWLRMLDAQWRRGREHMFPGVTKPPSETFRAQMYLTFIGGDAASLAQRHDVGVENIMWSTDFPHPASTWPNSSTVVEELFADIPPDERQLIVAGNAARVYGLSAA; from the coding sequence ATGGAACAGCGACTCATCTCCGCCGACTCGCACGTGCGCATCACCGAGGACTGGGTGAAGGAGCGGCTGCCGTCGAGCGCCCTCGAGTCCTACGAGGCGGCGGTCAGGACGCTCGACGACTTCGAGCTCGAGCAGCGCGGCGGACACCGCCAGAGCCTCGAGGACTTCGGCGACCTCGCACCGGGCGCCACGGATCCCGGCTACTGGGACCCCCACGCCCGACTCGCGGCCATGGACCGCGACGGCGTGTACGCCGAGGTGCTCTACTCCGAGCTCAGCGCCTTCCGTCAGTTCCACCACGCCGGTGAGCACTGGAAGGAGGTGGCGCGCGCGTTCAACGACGCCCTCACCGACTTCGTCGCGGTCGAACCCGACCGCCTCGTCGCGAGCTACCAGCTCCCGATCATCGACATCGACCACGCCGTGGACGAGGTGCGCCGCCTCGCCGACCTCGGCGCCCGTTCGGTGCAGCTGCCCAACTACCCGACCGAGCTCGGCTTCCCGCCCTACCACGAGCCCACCTACGACCCCCTGTGGGCGGCGCTGTCGGAGACCAGCCTCACGATCAGCCAGCACCTGGGTCTGAAGAACACCCTCTTCGACGTCTACCGCTCCGACCCGACTCCCTACAAGAGCATCTTCACCTCGCTGCCGGGGCTGATGATCGTCGAGAACCTGTCGTTCTGGCTCATGACCGGCCTGCTCGAGCGGTTCCCGAAGCTGCGGGTCGTGTTCGTGGAGCCCGCCTTCCACATCTTCGTGATGTGGCTCCGCATGCTCGACGCGCAGTGGCGCCGCGGCCGGGAGCACATGTTCCCCGGCGTCACGAAGCCGCCGTCCGAGACCTTCCGCGCCCAGATGTACCTGACCTTCATCGGTGGCGACGCCGCGAGCCTCGCCCAGCGCCACGACGTCGGCGTGGAGAACATCATGTGGTCGACGGACTTCCCCCACCCGGCCTCGACCTGGCCGAACTCGAGCACGGTGGTCGAGGAGCTCTTCGCCGACATCCCCCCCGACGAGCGGCAGCTGATCGTCGCCGGCAACGCCGCCCGGGTCTACGGGCTGTCGGCTGCATGA
- a CDS encoding OB-fold domain-containing protein, which translates to MTTAGTTPRRPTPVLTADNAFYWEGAGQGRLLIQACGACGELCHPPSPLCPVCHSADRVAREMSGRGRVASFVIVHHPPSPWFELPIAVATIELEEGPEVTSNVCEVPVEEIDLGMEVDVFFAPTDDDGVGVPLFRPAGPR; encoded by the coding sequence ATGACGACCGCCGGCACCACACCACGGCGCCCCACGCCGGTGCTCACCGCCGACAACGCCTTCTACTGGGAGGGCGCGGGGCAGGGCCGGCTGCTCATCCAGGCGTGTGGCGCGTGTGGCGAGCTGTGCCATCCGCCGTCGCCGCTGTGCCCGGTGTGCCACAGCGCCGACCGCGTGGCACGGGAGATGTCCGGTCGCGGTCGGGTGGCGAGCTTCGTCATCGTGCACCACCCGCCGAGCCCGTGGTTCGAGCTACCGATAGCCGTGGCCACCATCGAGCTGGAGGAGGGGCCGGAGGTGACGTCCAACGTCTGCGAGGTCCCTGTCGAGGAGATCGACCTCGGCATGGAGGTCGACGTGTTCTTCGCGCCCACCGACGACGACGGCGTCGGCGTGCCGCTGTTCCGACCGGCGGGGCCCCGTTGA